One window of Streptococcus suis genomic DNA carries:
- a CDS encoding universal stress protein: MLQTYQSILVAVDGSTNAEVALQKAIQVAKRNQAKLTIAHVIDTRALHNVVAFDASIYESLEKEAETLLGNYKKWATDAGLTDIATIVEFGNPKTLLSTDIPQEAGADLMLLGATGLNTFERLLIGSSSEYIMRHTDIDILIVRNPEKSL, encoded by the coding sequence ATGTTACAAACCTATCAATCTATTTTAGTTGCTGTTGATGGTTCAACAAATGCCGAAGTTGCTTTGCAAAAAGCCATTCAAGTTGCTAAACGCAATCAGGCAAAATTGACCATTGCCCATGTCATCGACACCAGAGCCCTACATAATGTCGTGGCTTTTGACGCATCCATCTACGAATCTCTTGAAAAAGAGGCCGAAACTCTTTTAGGAAATTATAAAAAGTGGGCTACCGATGCAGGCTTGACAGACATTGCCACTATCGTTGAGTTTGGCAATCCCAAGACCTTACTCTCCACAGACATTCCACAAGAGGCTGGTGCCGATTTGATGCTACTGGGAGCGACTGGTCTCAACACCTTCGAGCGACTGCTCATCGGCTCTTCTTCTGAATACATCATGCGCCACACAGACATTGACATCTTGATTGTGCGCAATCCAGAAAAAAGTCTATAA
- a CDS encoding pyridoxal phosphate-dependent aminotransferase, with protein sequence MRQFEKSTKLEHVAYDIRGPVLEEAMRMRANGEKILRLNTGNPAEFGFTAPDEVIHDLIHNARKSEGYSDSKGIFSARKAIMQYCQVKKFPNVDIDDIYIGNGVSELITMSMQGLLDNGDQVLVPMPDYPLWTAAVSLAGGDAVHYLCDEGADWYPDLDDIRSKITSRTKAIVLINPNNPTGALYPKELLLEIVEIARQHELIIFSDEIYDRMVFDGAVHIPIASLAPDVFVVTMNGLSKSHRICGFRVGWMVLSGPKKHVKGYIEGLNMLSNMRLCSNVLAQQVVQTSLGGYQSVDELLVPGGRLYEQREFITKAIQDIPGLSAVKPKAGLYIFPKIDREMYRIDDDEQFVLDFLKQEKVLLVHGRGFNWKDPDHFRIVYLPRVDELAEIQEKMTRFLAQYRR encoded by the coding sequence ATGAGACAATTTGAAAAGTCAACAAAGCTCGAACATGTTGCATACGATATCCGTGGTCCAGTCTTGGAGGAAGCTATGCGCATGCGGGCAAATGGTGAGAAGATTCTCCGCTTGAACACAGGAAATCCAGCTGAATTTGGTTTTACGGCGCCAGATGAGGTTATTCACGACTTGATTCACAATGCCCGTAAATCAGAAGGCTATTCCGACAGTAAGGGGATTTTTTCTGCCCGTAAGGCCATCATGCAGTATTGCCAGGTCAAGAAGTTTCCAAATGTTGACATCGATGACATTTACATCGGAAATGGAGTTAGTGAACTGATTACCATGTCTATGCAGGGCTTGCTAGATAATGGAGACCAGGTCCTGGTGCCAATGCCCGACTATCCACTTTGGACAGCGGCAGTTAGCCTGGCAGGTGGCGATGCGGTCCATTATCTCTGTGACGAGGGGGCAGATTGGTATCCAGATTTGGACGATATTCGTTCAAAAATCACCAGCCGCACCAAGGCGATTGTCCTGATTAACCCCAATAACCCAACAGGTGCTCTTTATCCTAAAGAATTATTGTTGGAGATTGTAGAGATTGCCCGCCAGCATGAGCTCATCATTTTCTCGGATGAAATCTATGACCGCATGGTTTTTGACGGCGCAGTCCATATCCCAATTGCTTCATTGGCCCCAGATGTTTTTGTCGTGACTATGAATGGTCTGTCCAAATCCCATCGTATCTGTGGCTTCCGTGTGGGCTGGATGGTCCTATCAGGTCCTAAAAAGCATGTGAAAGGCTATATCGAGGGTCTCAATATGTTGTCCAACATGCGGCTCTGTTCCAATGTCCTGGCCCAGCAAGTTGTCCAAACTTCGCTTGGAGGCTACCAATCAGTCGATGAATTGTTGGTACCTGGTGGCCGACTTTATGAGCAGAGAGAATTCATCACCAAGGCTATCCAAGATATTCCAGGGCTTTCAGCTGTCAAGCCTAAGGCAGGTCTCTATATCTTCCCGAAAATTGACCGTGAAATGTACCGGATTGATGATGACGAGCAGTTTGTATTGGACTTCCTCAAGCAAGAAAAGGTTCTCTTGGTCCATGGTCGTGGATTTAACTGGAAGGACCCAGACCACTTCCGTATTGTCTACCTTCCACGTGTAGACGAGCTAGCAGAAATCCAAGAAAAAATGACCCGCTTCTTGGCCCAATATCGTAGATAA
- a CDS encoding aspartate kinase: MKVTKFGGSSLASASQLEKVFSIVQSDPERRFVVVSAPGKRNAEDTKVTDALIKYYKEYTSGKDVTASQEWIINRYQAMVDELGFIAKSMAKIADSIKALATLPIENNEFLYDAFLAAGEDNNAKLIAEYFTQKGLPARYVHPKKTGIIVSSEPGNARILPSSYDKIEELRDADEVLIIPGFFGVTIDNQICTFSRGGSDITGSIVAAGVKADLYENFTDVDGIFAAHPGIIKNPHSIKELTYREMRELAYAGFSVLHDEALLPAYRGRIPLVIKNTNNPSHPGTQIVLEHTDQTLPVVGIAADDDFTSINISKYLMNREVGFGRKVLQILEDLNIRFEHMPTGIDDLSIVLRGRELTPIKEAEILRQLKTQLEVDKAEIERGLSTIMIVGENMKSHVGVTATATTALSNQNVNLAMISQGASEVSVMFVVKTEQKEQALQALYTAFFEGK, from the coding sequence ATGAAAGTAACCAAATTTGGAGGTAGCTCGCTCGCGTCTGCCAGCCAATTAGAAAAAGTATTTAGCATCGTTCAATCGGACCCTGAGCGCCGTTTTGTTGTCGTATCAGCACCAGGTAAACGTAATGCCGAAGATACGAAAGTGACAGACGCTCTGATTAAATACTACAAGGAATATACAAGCGGCAAGGATGTGACAGCCAGCCAAGAATGGATTATCAATCGTTACCAGGCTATGGTTGACGAGCTTGGTTTTATAGCTAAAAGCATGGCGAAGATTGCTGACAGCATCAAGGCCCTGGCGACCCTGCCGATTGAAAATAATGAATTTCTTTACGACGCATTCCTAGCGGCCGGCGAGGACAACAATGCCAAGCTGATTGCAGAATATTTTACCCAAAAAGGACTGCCTGCCCGCTATGTTCACCCTAAGAAAACTGGTATCATTGTCAGCTCAGAACCTGGAAATGCCCGTATCCTACCGTCTAGCTATGATAAGATTGAAGAATTGCGCGATGCGGATGAGGTCTTGATTATCCCTGGCTTTTTCGGTGTGACCATCGACAATCAAATCTGTACCTTCTCCCGTGGTGGTTCGGATATTACAGGCTCTATCGTAGCGGCCGGTGTCAAAGCTGACCTCTACGAGAACTTTACCGATGTTGACGGCATTTTTGCTGCCCATCCTGGTATCATCAAAAATCCACATTCTATCAAGGAATTAACTTACCGTGAGATGCGTGAATTGGCCTATGCAGGCTTCTCCGTCCTTCATGACGAAGCCCTCCTACCTGCCTACCGTGGACGCATTCCTTTGGTTATCAAAAACACGAATAACCCTAGCCACCCAGGCACCCAAATCGTCCTGGAGCATACTGACCAGACCCTGCCTGTTGTCGGAATTGCAGCAGATGATGATTTCACAAGTATCAACATTTCCAAGTACCTGATGAACCGTGAAGTTGGTTTTGGTCGCAAGGTCCTACAAATTTTAGAAGACTTGAATATTCGTTTCGAGCACATGCCGACTGGTATCGACGACCTGTCCATCGTACTCCGTGGCCGCGAATTGACCCCTATCAAGGAAGCTGAAATCCTTCGCCAGCTCAAAACGCAGCTGGAGGTTGATAAGGCTGAAATCGAGCGTGGCCTATCCACCATCATGATCGTTGGTGAGAACATGAAGAGCCATGTCGGTGTAACAGCCACGGCAACGACTGCCCTATCTAACCAGAATGTCAACCTGGCCATGATTTCACAAGGTGCCAGCGAAGTTTCTGTCATGTTTGTTGTCAAAACGGAACAAAAAGAGCAGGCCCTACAGGCACTTTACACAGCATTTTTTGAGGGTAAATAA
- a CDS encoding HAD family phosphatase — MVKAIIFDMDGVLFDTETFYFQRRIDFLATKGLSVDHLDPSIFVGGRASQMWRRILANDFDKWDVPALEKEYRIYKENRPTPYGQRLFPDVKQVLQALTDKSVPLVLASNTDREEIERALEEAGIRPYFKQVFSAMECGAPKPAPDVYNLAAQATGVDKSEIVVFEDSAKGIAAAKAAGLMVWAIRDQHYGIDQSQADHLVDNLSQGLRELDKM; from the coding sequence ATGGTAAAAGCAATTATTTTTGATATGGATGGAGTCCTGTTTGATACAGAGACCTTTTATTTCCAGAGACGCATCGATTTTTTAGCGACCAAGGGACTGTCGGTCGATCACCTGGACCCAAGTATTTTTGTGGGTGGCAGGGCCAGTCAAATGTGGCGTCGGATTTTGGCGAATGACTTTGACAAGTGGGATGTGCCTGCCTTGGAAAAGGAGTACCGTATATATAAGGAAAACCGGCCGACACCCTATGGTCAGCGGCTTTTTCCTGATGTCAAACAAGTCTTGCAGGCTTTGACAGACAAGAGCGTACCTCTGGTATTGGCCTCCAATACGGACAGGGAAGAAATCGAACGTGCCTTGGAAGAAGCTGGAATTAGACCTTATTTTAAACAGGTCTTTTCAGCCATGGAATGCGGAGCGCCCAAGCCAGCTCCGGATGTCTACAATCTCGCAGCCCAGGCGACTGGGGTGGACAAATCAGAGATTGTGGTCTTTGAAGACAGCGCAAAAGGCATCGCGGCAGCAAAAGCAGCAGGCTTGATGGTCTGGGCCATCCGAGACCAGCATTATGGCATTGACCAGAGTCAAGCAGATCACTTGGTGGACAATTTGAGCCAAGGATTGAGAGAATTGGACAAGATGTAA
- a CDS encoding enoyl-CoA hydratase, which translates to MTYQTITYDVRDGIALLTLNRPNVANGFNILMCEEILAAIDAVDRDATVKILQIQAQGSVFSVGGDLVEMKRAVDEDDIPSLVKIAELVNDISFAIKKLPKIVIMVTDGAVAGAAANMSVAADFVIASTKTKFIQAFVGVGLAPDAGGLFLLSRAIGANRASQLAMTGQGLSADKALDYGIVYKLSEPEKLEKTVAQVIKKLLRGSVNSYAAIKQLVWESQFKDWETYRKLELQLQEELAFKEDFKEGVRAHAERRRPVFTGQ; encoded by the coding sequence ATGACCTATCAAACAATTACCTATGATGTTCGGGACGGAATAGCGCTTCTGACCCTCAATCGTCCAAATGTGGCCAATGGCTTTAACATTCTCATGTGTGAGGAAATTTTGGCAGCGATTGACGCAGTTGATCGAGATGCTACTGTGAAAATCCTGCAAATTCAGGCCCAGGGCTCTGTTTTCTCGGTCGGTGGCGACTTGGTCGAGATGAAGCGGGCAGTGGATGAGGATGATATTCCTTCTCTTGTAAAAATAGCAGAGCTGGTCAATGATATCTCATTCGCTATCAAGAAATTGCCAAAGATTGTCATCATGGTGACCGATGGAGCTGTCGCTGGTGCGGCGGCCAACATGTCAGTAGCAGCAGATTTCGTGATTGCCTCTACTAAAACAAAATTTATCCAGGCCTTTGTCGGAGTGGGTCTGGCACCTGATGCCGGCGGGCTCTTTCTCCTCAGTCGGGCAATTGGTGCCAATCGGGCTAGCCAATTAGCCATGACAGGCCAAGGCTTGTCTGCTGATAAGGCCCTGGACTATGGCATCGTTTACAAATTGTCCGAACCTGAAAAGCTGGAAAAAACAGTCGCTCAGGTCATCAAAAAACTGTTACGAGGCTCTGTTAACTCTTACGCCGCCATCAAGCAGCTGGTCTGGGAAAGCCAGTTCAAGGACTGGGAGACCTATCGCAAGTTAGAATTGCAGTTGCAGGAGGAATTGGCCTTCAAGGAAGATTTCAAGGAAGGTGTCCGAGCCCATGCCGAACGCCGAAGACCAGTATTTACCGGTCAATGA
- a CDS encoding MarR family transcriptional regulator — MEDQKVNDYLTAIFNNVLVIEETSLRGSRFKDISIKEMHTIDVIGSKPDATPTDVSRALMVTLGTVTTSLNNLERKGYVERVRSTRDRRIIHLYLTKKGRLVYRLHQRFHNEMVKQITDGMDETEYQVMKKGLMKLYHFLEDLK, encoded by the coding sequence TTGGAAGATCAAAAAGTAAATGATTACCTAACAGCTATATTTAATAATGTACTGGTGATTGAAGAAACAAGTCTACGGGGGAGCCGATTTAAGGATATTTCTATCAAGGAGATGCACACCATTGATGTGATTGGAAGTAAACCGGATGCGACACCCACAGATGTCTCCCGCGCTTTGATGGTGACCTTGGGAACTGTCACAACCAGTCTGAATAATCTGGAGCGAAAGGGCTACGTGGAGCGTGTGCGTTCGACCAGAGACAGGCGGATCATTCATCTCTACTTAACCAAAAAGGGACGCTTGGTCTATCGGCTGCATCAGCGTTTCCACAATGAAATGGTCAAGCAGATTACGGATGGCATGGATGAGACGGAATACCAGGTCATGAAGAAAGGGCTCATGAAACTCTATCACTTTTTGGAGGATTTGAAATGA